A genomic stretch from Candidatus Hydrogenisulfobacillus filiaventi includes:
- a CDS encoding putative Glycine cleavage system H protein (Evidence 3 : Putative function from multiple computational evidences), translated as MAVVRGCNVPEDRYYWIDKHVWARPVGDLIEVGITDAGQKLAGKMLVCHLKPPGRTLKRGQTGGSLESGKWVGGISTPVSGTIAEINKAVEADPEMLNNAPYDNWLFRIQPSDWEADKAQLVTGDEALKAYEAKIEADNIQC; from the coding sequence ATGGCCGTCGTACGCGGATGTAACGTTCCCGAGGATCGATACTACTGGATCGACAAGCACGTCTGGGCCCGGCCGGTGGGGGACCTCATCGAGGTCGGCATCACAGACGCCGGCCAGAAGCTGGCCGGCAAGATGCTGGTCTGCCACCTGAAGCCCCCGGGGCGGACCCTGAAGCGCGGACAGACCGGCGGAAGCCTCGAGAGCGGCAAGTGGGTCGGCGGAATCTCCACTCCCGTCTCCGGCACCATCGCCGAAATTAACAAGGCGGTAGAGGCTGACCCGGAAATGCTCAACAACGCCCCCTACGACAACTGGCTCTTCCGCATCCAGCCGTCGGACTGGGAGGCGGACAAGGCCCAGCTGGTCACCGGGGACGAGGCCCTCAAGGCCTATGAGGCTAAGATTGAGGCGGACAACATCCAGTGCTAG
- a CDS encoding DrsE domain-containing protein has protein sequence MARFLYVQTAGRERPERCFTVFFMATAARAMDHEAEIVFTQTGLSMFEPGFAQATGALDGSKRTLADFIRMAVDNDVTFYGCRLSLPLCKLQPEDVEWPMRWIGAADLHDLLLDADRVVYLS, from the coding sequence ATGGCGCGTTTTCTCTACGTCCAGACCGCCGGGCGGGAGCGGCCGGAACGCTGCTTTACGGTGTTCTTCATGGCGACCGCGGCCCGGGCGATGGACCACGAGGCCGAGATCGTCTTCACCCAGACCGGACTCTCGATGTTCGAGCCCGGCTTCGCTCAGGCGACCGGCGCCTTGGACGGGAGCAAGCGCACGCTGGCCGATTTTATCCGCATGGCCGTCGACAACGACGTGACCTTTTACGGATGCCGCCTCAGCCTGCCGCTCTGCAAGCTGCAGCCGGAGGACGTCGAATGGCCGATGCGGTGGATCGGGGCAGCCGACCTGCACGACCTCCTGCTCGATGCGGACCGCGTGGTCTACCTGAGCTGA
- a CDS encoding CoB--CoM heterodisulfide reductase subunit C, with protein MEETEGHTMIQDLDEIGNFDAESLLQAIKSDIRYHEVIHGCLNCGICSGSCPSHRFFDYSPRIVIQTVLNGDAEKVKEMMDEYIWACAQCYTCALRCPFHNSPGGLVMIMREVAVWRGMPAVSRLLKPYGRVLLKVLSIGNQLTPDMIQPDFFPDWGPKIPWSSTDLAIKRKAIPVYTLQVTTSAWKVSPETSYELYTIYEETGIFKLVEDVDPNLFEVVNDMVQELREQVEEERARS; from the coding sequence GTGGAGGAAACCGAGGGCCACACCATGATTCAGGACCTCGATGAAATCGGCAATTTCGACGCCGAAAGCCTCCTGCAGGCGATCAAGTCGGATATCCGGTATCACGAGGTCATTCATGGCTGCCTCAACTGCGGCATCTGCAGCGGTTCGTGCCCGTCCCACCGGTTCTTCGACTACTCGCCCCGCATCGTGATCCAGACCGTGCTCAACGGCGATGCGGAAAAGGTCAAAGAGATGATGGACGAGTACATCTGGGCCTGCGCCCAGTGCTACACCTGCGCGCTGCGGTGCCCGTTCCACAACTCGCCCGGCGGCCTGGTCATGATCATGCGCGAGGTGGCGGTGTGGCGCGGCATGCCGGCGGTGTCGCGGCTGCTGAAGCCCTACGGCCGCGTGCTGCTGAAGGTGCTGTCCATCGGTAACCAGCTGACGCCCGACATGATCCAGCCGGACTTCTTCCCCGACTGGGGGCCCAAGATTCCGTGGAGCTCGACGGACCTTGCCATCAAGCGTAAGGCGATTCCGGTGTACACCTTGCAGGTAACCACCTCGGCCTGGAAGGTCTCCCCGGAGACTTCGTACGAGTTGTACACCATCTACGAAGAGACCGGGATCTTCAAACTCGTCGAAGACGTCGACCCCAACCTCTTTGAAGTGGTCAACGACATGGTCCAGGAGCTGCGGGAGCAGGTCGAAGAGGAACGGGCCCGGAGCTAG
- a CDS encoding Heterodisulfide reductase subunit B yields MATQIRASGWEFVTKKVDKREIRDNPPEDPRELLAELEAKGEVKVIHIKPENKPVEVETMLGRKKRIPTNKLWHHKSCGQCGNIPGYPTSIMWFMNKLGLEYLDETHQTSCTAWNYHGSGTSNLVALASVAVRNWHRAYETGYYPLIHCGTSFGNYKEMRNLLVEHKELRDEVRRVLAKVGRELVIPEEIVHYSEWLHVMRHEVAKLKVYDVSNVIATVHPACHVWKMIPEDVIYDPMVYGGERPAPTTSVLLALGANVADYSTWYDCCGFGFRHILTEREFSRSFSLERKIKVMVEEANSDVAITQDTGCTTTLDKNQWIGKAHGYNYELPVMSDVQFAALAAGADPYKIVQLQWHTSSWEKLLDKIGIDWRSSKAAYEEYLAELKAGREPDQLYIPPVR; encoded by the coding sequence ATGGCCACGCAAATTCGCGCAAGCGGTTGGGAATTCGTGACCAAGAAGGTCGACAAGCGGGAGATCCGCGACAACCCCCCTGAGGATCCCCGGGAGCTGCTGGCGGAGCTGGAGGCCAAGGGCGAGGTCAAGGTCATCCACATCAAGCCGGAGAACAAGCCGGTGGAAGTGGAGACCATGCTCGGCCGCAAGAAGCGGATCCCGACCAACAAGCTCTGGCACCACAAGTCCTGCGGTCAGTGCGGGAACATCCCCGGCTACCCCACCTCCATTATGTGGTTCATGAACAAGCTCGGGCTGGAGTACCTGGACGAAACCCACCAGACCTCCTGCACGGCGTGGAACTACCACGGGTCCGGTACCTCCAACCTGGTGGCCCTGGCCAGCGTGGCGGTGCGCAACTGGCACCGGGCTTATGAGACCGGCTACTACCCGCTCATCCACTGCGGCACCTCCTTCGGCAACTACAAGGAGATGCGCAACCTGCTGGTCGAGCACAAGGAGCTGCGCGACGAGGTGCGGCGGGTGCTGGCCAAGGTGGGCCGGGAGCTGGTCATCCCCGAGGAGATCGTCCACTACAGTGAGTGGCTGCACGTGATGCGGCACGAGGTGGCCAAGCTCAAGGTCTACGACGTGTCCAACGTCATCGCCACCGTCCACCCCGCCTGCCACGTGTGGAAGATGATCCCCGAGGACGTGATCTACGACCCCATGGTGTACGGCGGCGAGCGGCCGGCCCCCACCACCTCGGTGCTGCTGGCCCTGGGCGCCAACGTGGCCGACTACTCCACCTGGTATGACTGCTGCGGCTTCGGCTTCCGGCACATCCTGACCGAGCGGGAGTTCTCGCGGTCGTTCTCCTTGGAGCGGAAGATCAAGGTCATGGTCGAGGAGGCCAACTCCGACGTGGCCATCACCCAGGACACCGGCTGCACCACCACCCTCGACAAGAACCAGTGGATCGGCAAGGCCCACGGGTACAACTACGAGCTGCCGGTGATGTCCGACGTCCAGTTCGCCGCCCTGGCCGCGGGGGCCGACCCCTACAAGATCGTCCAGCTGCAGTGGCACACCTCCAGCTGGGAGAAGCTGCTGGACAAGATCGGCATCGACTGGCGGTCCTCCAAGGCGGCCTACGAGGAGTACCTGGCGGAGCTCAAGGCCGGGCGCGAACCCGATCAGCTCTACATCCCGCCCGTGCGCTAA
- a CDS encoding Pyr_redox_2 domain-containing protein: MATQVMVIGGGPAGLRAAKSLADFGMDVILVEQNGYLGGAVATHQYQVLMPDFSSGPQLIKELSDAVNQNDRVTVALNTQVGNVRERGQGFQVELTGGTKKTVDVSAVVLATGFDHFDPRKDPKYGYGLFPDVITGAELEEMLAKGPVKRPSNGETPKSVAFIYCVGSRDRHVGHTYCSRVCCAVSTKQGIELRHQLPDAKIAMFYMDVRTYGLWEDTLYWRAQEDEGVIYVKGRIAEITQQKGTPVLKGEDTLVRGPFEWPFDLVVLAAGMEPSAGTKAMAAKFGVDLEEHGFVKRTGSIASSALTSKPGVFVAGAASGPKAIEDSITEGDAAAAEAFRYLKSRVLA; the protein is encoded by the coding sequence GTGGCAACGCAGGTGATGGTAATCGGAGGAGGCCCGGCCGGGCTCCGGGCGGCCAAGTCGCTGGCGGACTTCGGCATGGATGTCATCCTCGTGGAACAGAACGGCTACCTGGGCGGTGCGGTGGCGACCCACCAGTACCAGGTGCTGATGCCCGACTTCTCCAGCGGTCCCCAGCTGATTAAGGAGCTGTCCGACGCCGTCAACCAGAACGACCGGGTGACCGTGGCCCTCAACACCCAGGTGGGCAACGTGCGTGAGCGCGGGCAGGGCTTCCAGGTGGAGCTGACCGGCGGCACCAAGAAGACCGTGGATGTGTCCGCAGTCGTGCTGGCCACCGGGTTCGACCACTTCGACCCCCGCAAGGACCCCAAGTACGGCTACGGCCTCTTCCCGGACGTCATCACCGGCGCCGAGCTGGAGGAGATGCTGGCTAAGGGCCCGGTGAAGCGGCCGTCCAACGGCGAGACTCCCAAGTCGGTGGCCTTCATCTACTGCGTCGGCTCCCGTGACCGCCACGTGGGCCACACCTACTGCTCGCGGGTGTGCTGCGCGGTGTCCACCAAGCAGGGCATCGAGCTGCGCCACCAGCTGCCGGATGCCAAGATCGCCATGTTCTACATGGACGTCCGTACCTACGGCCTGTGGGAGGACACCCTCTACTGGCGGGCCCAGGAGGACGAAGGCGTCATCTACGTGAAGGGCCGTATCGCCGAGATCACGCAGCAGAAGGGCACCCCCGTCCTGAAGGGCGAGGACACCCTGGTGCGCGGGCCCTTCGAGTGGCCCTTCGACCTGGTGGTGCTGGCGGCCGGCATGGAGCCCAGCGCGGGCACCAAGGCCATGGCGGCCAAGTTCGGGGTCGACCTCGAGGAGCACGGCTTCGTGAAGCGGACCGGATCCATCGCCTCCAGCGCGCTGACCTCCAAGCCGGGGGTGTTCGTGGCCGGCGCGGCCAGCGGCCCCAAGGCCATCGAGGACTCCATCACCGAGGGCGACGCGGCGGCTGCGGAGGCGTTCCGTTACCTGAAGTCTCGGGTCTTGGCCTAA